Part of the Marinobacterium rhizophilum genome is shown below.
TGCGAGCAGCCATCAAGCAGCTGGAGCTCGACGGGCTCATCCGAACCCGCCAGGGAGATGGCAGTCGCTGCCTGAACCTGCTGGAACCGCACTTCGAGATGCCTGCCGTCGAGGCCGGGGATACTCTGGGCTTGCAGTTGCAGGTGATGGAAACGCGCGCGGCGCTGGAGGGAGAGGCGGCCTACCACTGCGCCCGGCGTGCCAGCGACGATGAGCTGGCCGGTATCGAGTGCGAGTACGGTCGCATGCTGCAGCGCGGCGCGGGGCAGAGCACCCTGGGCAAGGCCAAGGCAGACCTGAAATTTCACATGATGATTGCCCAGTCGAGTCACAACCTGCTGCTGATTTCCTTCAGCCAGCTGTTCTATAGCCGTTACTTCAATGCCATTTACGGGGTACTTGACCGCACCCTGAAGCGTTACGGACGCTACCCCGACGGCATTCGGGCCCAGCACAGCGGGATTTTCCTGGCGTTAATGGCGCGTGATGCCGACCAGGCCAGGCGCCTGGCAAGCGAGCATATTCTGTTTACCCGCCAGTTGCTGGAGCAGAGCGAGTAGCGGTTAGTCGTGGTGCCGGATGCCCCAGGCGTGAACTTTATGAACTTAATGCCCGCAATGGATTGAAAACCCAGTATCTCCGCAAACTGGTCAGATCATGGCCGCTTGCCTACTCTGCATATGTTCCTGACTGGGGCACGCCGCACCATTATGCGGCGTCGCCAGCAGCAGGCACAGAATTCACGATACAGCCGTGCCGCCTGGCCCGGCTGATTACAAAAAGAAAGACGGAGATACCTGAATGAAATTTCCTGCAGTCAAAACCCTGCTGGCAACAGCAACCTTCAGCCTGGCGGCACAGGCCAGCGCGTTTGAACAATCCCGTACCGCGGAATGCATAGCACCGGCCAACCCCGGTGGTGGCTGGGATTTCACCTGCCGCAGCGTTGGCAATGTGCTGACCGACCTGGGTTTCATCACGGGCAATGTTCAAACCGTCAACATGCCGGGTGCCGGTGGTGGTGTTGCCTTTGCTCACACCATTTCCAAGCGTGATGACGACAGCGCACTGATCGTGGCTGCCAGCACCGCCACTACCACGCGCCTGGCCCAGGGCCAGTTCGTGGGCATGGATCAGGAGATGGTTCGCTGGGTGGGTGCTCTGGGGGCGGATTACGGTGTAATCGCCGTGTCCAAGGATTCTCCGTTCCAGTCGCTGAATGACATGATGGATGCACTCAAGGCCGATCCCCATTCCGTCAAGTTTGGTGGCGGCAGTGCAGCCGGCGGCTGGGATCACCTCAAGGTTCTGATTGCCGGGCGTTCCGCCGGTATCGAAAAAGCCAACCTGCCCAAGGTGAAATACCTGGCCTTTAACGGCGGCGCCGAAGCCATTACCCAGGT
Proteins encoded:
- a CDS encoding Bug family tripartite tricarboxylate transporter substrate binding protein, which gives rise to MKFPAVKTLLATATFSLAAQASAFEQSRTAECIAPANPGGGWDFTCRSVGNVLTDLGFITGNVQTVNMPGAGGGVAFAHTISKRDDDSALIVAASTATTTRLAQGQFVGMDQEMVRWVGALGADYGVIAVSKDSPFQSLNDMMDALKADPHSVKFGGGSAAGGWDHLKVLIAGRSAGIEKANLPKVKYLAFNGGAEAITQVVGGHLEAFTGDISEAQGFMESGDLKVLAVLSEERLPAPLDAIPTAREQNIDAVAPNWRGFYVPKGVSDEAYQWWVDTMDSVYKSDNWQDVMEKNGLMPFHKTGADFSTFVKGQVDSIKEISTEIGLIK
- a CDS encoding FadR/GntR family transcriptional regulator is translated as MKGKSDKVQQLYAQLSLGIVQGRFLPEELLPSERSLSESANVSRATVRAAIKQLELDGLIRTRQGDGSRCLNLLEPHFEMPAVEAGDTLGLQLQVMETRAALEGEAAYHCARRASDDELAGIECEYGRMLQRGAGQSTLGKAKADLKFHMMIAQSSHNLLLISFSQLFYSRYFNAIYGVLDRTLKRYGRYPDGIRAQHSGIFLALMARDADQARRLASEHILFTRQLLEQSE